A stretch of the Candidatus Krumholzibacteriota bacterium genome encodes the following:
- a CDS encoding STAS domain-containing protein, whose protein sequence is MDKLQLDELRVEDVVVLKLSGLVDSGTSQLLEDRFNNLISNGNVKIVVDLSDVDYISSAGWGIFVGEIKGVRRDSGDIRLAGMRPDVREVFDLLEFNALLTPYGNREEALVSFNIQENKELT, encoded by the coding sequence ATGGACAAACTTCAACTCGATGAACTACGTGTGGAAGATGTAGTCGTACTTAAACTCAGCGGATTGGTCGATTCAGGGACTTCGCAGTTGCTGGAAGACAGATTCAACAATCTCATTTCCAATGGTAATGTGAAGATCGTCGTCGATCTATCTGATGTAGACTATATAAGTTCGGCAGGGTGGGGAATATTCGTCGGCGAGATCAAAGGCGTAAGGAGAGACAGTGGAGATATCAGGCTGGCAGGGATGCGACCTGATGTCCGGGAAGTATTTGATCTGCTTGAATTCAATGCTTTACTGACACCATATGGAAACAGGGAAGAGGCCCTGGTGTCATTCAATATTCAGGAAAACAAGGAATTGACTTGA
- a CDS encoding STAS domain-containing protein: MNDISISFSRSEINPDISIISARGYVDTTTSAELEESLKRLLRKGRYDIVIDLKEVNYISSAGWGIFISEIKEIRENGGDLKLAAMTGDVYEVFELLEFQTILESYDSVEEAVLSYGNSGIMSTDN, translated from the coding sequence ATGAACGACATCAGTATCTCATTTTCGAGATCCGAGATCAATCCTGACATCTCGATCATTTCTGCCAGGGGTTACGTAGACACGACTACTTCAGCCGAATTGGAAGAAAGCCTGAAACGTCTTTTGCGCAAAGGGCGATATGATATAGTAATCGACCTGAAGGAAGTCAACTATATCAGTTCAGCTGGATGGGGTATCTTCATCAGCGAGATCAAGGAGATCCGTGAAAACGGTGGTGATCTGAAACTGGCGGCGATGACTGGTGATGTCTATGAAGTGTTTGAACTTCTGGAATTCCAGACGATTCTGGAAAGCTACGATTCAGTCGAAGAAGCAGTTCTGAGTTATGGAAACTCCGGGATCATGTCTACTGATAACTGA